In one Oryza glaberrima chromosome 2, OglaRS2, whole genome shotgun sequence genomic region, the following are encoded:
- the LOC127761734 gene encoding probable LRR receptor-like serine/threonine-protein kinase At3g47570, protein MTFERHSPLEGVVVPFHPSSVLHARHPAIVFLVAGDDAEPSFQLDELTVVQSLLFLQRLLDLDDDNDSDVRGAKLATFIVPAEIYPARLRATCHGISAASGKVGAIIGSFGFLYLAQSPDPAKAAAHCYPPGIGVSNLLPAAAGDVSAGSDSDRLALMAFKKLVSGDPSRALASWGDGSTPPCRWRGVSCGVAAGRRRGRVVALDLAGAGIAGEVSPALGNLTHLRRLHLPENRLHGALPWQLGRLGELRHLNLSHNSIAGRIPPPLFSGCRRLKNVLLHGNRLHGELPGELLSSLRRLEVLDLGKNTLTGSIPPDIGNLVNLKLLVLESNNLTGEIPSQIGKLGNLVMLSLSSNQLSGSIPASLGNLSSLTAIAAFSNNFTGSIPPLERLSSLSYLGLASNNLGGTIPSWLGNLSSLTALDLQSNGFVGCIPESLGDLQFLEAISLSDNKLRCRIPDSFGNLHELVELYLDNNELEGSLPISLFNLSSLEMLNIQDNNLTGVFPPDMGDKLPNLQQFLVSKNQFHGLIPPSLCNLSMIQVIQTVDNFLSGTIPQCLGRNQKMLSVVNFDGNQLEATTDADWSFLTSLTNCSNMILIDVSINKLQGVLPKAIGNMSTQLEYFGITNNNITGTIPESIGNLVNLDELDMENNLLTGSLPASLSNLKKLNRLSLSNNNFSGSIPVTLGNLTKLTILLLSTNALSGAIPSTLSNCPLEMVDLSYNNLSGPIPKEPFLISTISSFLYLAHNKLTGNLPSEVGNLKNLDELDLSDNTISGKIPTTIGECQSLQYLNLSGNFIEGTIPPSLEQLRGLLVLDLSQNNLSGTIPRFLGSMTGLSTLNLSSNDFEGEVPKDGIFLNATATSVMGNNDLCGGAPQLKLPKCSNQTKHGLSSKIIIIIIAGSTILFLILFTCFALRLRTKLRRANPKIPLSDEQHMRVSYAQLSKATNSFASENLIGVGSFGAVYKGRIGIADQQMVVAVKVLNLQQAGAYRSFDAECEALRCIRHRNLVKILTVCSGIDFQGSDFKALVFEFLPNGNLDQWLHKHLEEEGEPKVLNLIERLQIAIDVASALEYLHQHKPCPIVHCDLKPSNILLDNDMVAHVGDFGLARFLHQEHNNSSEKSTGWNAIRGTIGYVAPEYGLGNEVSIYGDVYSYGILLLEMFTGKRPTNSEFGEVLTLHEYVETALPDQTTSVIDQGLLNATWNSEGTAQKYHDIEEIRTECILSILKVGILCSKEIPTDRMQIGDALRELQAIRDRFDTHQL, encoded by the exons CTCCACGCCAGACACCCCGCCATCGTCTTCCttgtcgccggcgacgatgccGAACCCTCCTTCCAGCTCGATGAACTCACCGTCGTCCAATCACTCCTCTTCCTGCAGCGGCTTCTCGACCTTGATGATGACAACGACAGCGACGTACGTGGTGCGAAGCTCGCGACGTTCATCGTGCCGGCGGAGATATACCCGGCGAGGCTGCGTGCGACGTGCCATGGGATATCGGCGGCATCGGGGAAGGTGGGCGCGATCATCGGGTCGTTTGGGTTCCTGTACCTAGCGCAGAGCCCTGACccggccaaggcggcggcgcactgcTACCCGCCAGGCATCGGCGTCAGCAACTTGCT tcctgctgctgctggtgatgtCTCCGCCGGCTCGGACTCCGACCGCCTCGCGCTCATGGCGTTCAAGAAGCTCGTGAGCGGCGACCCGTCGCGAGCCCTGGCGTCATGGGGCGACGGATCGACACCACCGTGCCGGTGGCGCGGCGTGTCGTgcggcgtcgcggcggggcgccgccgcggccgcgtcgtgGCGCTGGACCTCGCCGGGGCCGGCATCGCCGGCGAGGTGAGCCCGGCGCTCGGCAACCTCACCCACCTGAGGCGGCTCCACCTCCCGGAGAACCGCCTCCACGGCGCGCTGCCGTGGCAGCTCGGCCGCCTCGGCGAGCTCCGGCATCTCAACCTTAGCCACAACTCCATCGCCGgccgcatcccgccgccgctgttctCCGGCTGCCGACGCCTCAAGAACGTCCTCCTCCACGGCAACAGGCTGCACGGCGAGctccccggcgagctcctcTCCTCGCTGCGCCGCCTCGAGGTACTCGATCTTGGCAAGAACACACTGACAGGAAGCATCCCTCCCGACATTGGCAACCTTGTGAACCTCAAACTGCTCGTCCTAGAATCCAACAACCTGACAGGAGAGATCCCATCACAGATAGGCAAACTTGGCAACCTCGTCATGCTAAGCCTCAGCTCAAATCAGCTGTCAGGCTCCATCCCTGCATCACTCGGAAACCTCTCGTCACTGACCGCCATTGCCGCCTTTTCGAACAACTTTACAGGGAGCATTCCGCCATTGGAGAGGTTGTCATCTCTCAGTTACCTTGGTTTGGCAAGCAACAACCTTGGAGGCACCATTCCTTCTTGGTTAGGGAACCTCTCGTCGCTGACAGCTTTGGATCTTCAGAGCAATGGCTTTGTCGGATGCATCCCTGAATCTTTAGGTGACCTTCAGTTTCTTGAGGCAATTTCACTGTCAGATAATAAGCTTCGGTGTCGAATTCCTGATTCCTTTGGAAACCTCCATGAACTCGTTGAACTCTATCTTGATAATAATGAATTGGAAGGGTCTTTGCCAATTTCCTTGTTTAATCTCTCCTCCCTTGAGATGCTAAACATACAGGATAACAATCTCACTGGTGTTTTTCCACCTGACATGGGTGACAAGCTTCCAAACCTGCAGCAATTTCTTGTATCTAAAAACCAATTCCATGGTCTAATCCCTCCATCATTGTGCAATCTTTCCATGATACAGGTGATTCAGACAGTAGATAACTTTTTGTCGGGAACGATTCCGCAATGCCTGGGAAGAAACCAGAAGATGCTGTCAGTAGTGAACTTCGATGGAAATCAGCTTGAAGCAACGACTGATGCTGATTGGAGCTTCCTGACTAGTCTAACCAATTGCAGCAATATGATATTGATAGATGTTAGTATCAACAAGCTCCAAGGTGTGCTACCAAAAGCAATTGGTAATATGTCAACACAATTGGAGTATTTCGGCATAACAAACAACAACATAACAGGAACAATACCTGAATCAATAGGGAACCTCGTCAACTTGGATGAACTTGACATGGAAAACAATCTTCTCACGGGGAGCCTTCCCGCATCTCTCAGCAATCTCAAGAAGTTGAATAGATTATCTTTGTCAAATAACAATTTTTCAGGATCCATCCCAGTAACTCTTGGCAATCTTACAAAACTTACAATCCTTTTGCTTAGTACCAATGCACTGAGTGGAGCTATACCTTCTACTCTCAGCAATTGTCCTTTAGAAATGGTGGACCTTTCTTACAACAACCTTTCCGGCCCGATACCGAAGGAACCTTTTCTTATCTCAACAATATCAAGTTTCCTGTATCTTGCGCACAATAAATTAACTGGGAATTTGCCTTCAGAAGTGGGAAATCTCAAGAATCTTGATGAACTCGACCTCTCCGATAATACGATTTCAGGAAAGATCCCTACCACCATTGGAGAATGCCAGAGCTTACAGTATCTCAATTTATCTGGGAATTTCATCGAGGGCACAATTCCTCCGTCACTGGAACAATTAAGGGGGCTCCTAGTACTTGATCTTTCTCAAAATAATTTGTCTGGAACAATCCCTAGATTCCTAGGTAGCATGACAGGTCTTTCTACTCTGAATCTTTCAAGCAATGATTTCGAAGGTGAAGTTCCAAAAGATGGAATATTTCTTAATGCAACTGCAACCTCTGTCATGGGAAACAATGACTTGTGTGGTGGGGCGCCTCAACTGAAGTTGCCAAAATGCTCAAATCAAACTAAACATGGGCTGTCTTCAAAGATCATTATAATTATCATTGCAGGAAGCACAATTTTGTTTCTCATTCTATTCACATGCTTTGCGCTACGCCTAAGGACTAAGCTTAGAAGAGCAAACCCAAAGATACCGCTCTCTGATGAGCAACACATGAGAGTTTCTTATGCTCAGTTGTCCAAAGCAACAAATAGTTTTGCATCTGAGAACCTCATTGGAGTGGGCAGCTTTGGTGCAGTGTACAAAGGAAGAATTGGGATCGCTGACCAGCAAATGGTGGTTGCAGTGAAGGTGCTCAACTTGCAACAAGCTGGTGCGTATCGAAGTTTTGATGCAGAATGTGAGGCTTTGAGATGTATTCGCCATCGGAATCTTGTAAAGATTCTTACAGTTTGCTCAGGTATTGATTTCCAAGGTAGTGACTTCAAGGCGCTTGTATTTGAGTTCCTGCCAAATGGAAATTTAGACCAGTGGCTACACAAGCATCTTGAGGAAGAAGGTGAACCTAAGGTGCTAAATCTCATTGAAAGACTCCAAATTGCGATAGATGTGGCTTCTGCACTTGAATACTTACATCAGCACAAGCCATGTCCAATTGTTCACTGTGATCTGAAGCCAAGCAATATTCTTCTTGACAATGATATGGTTGCTCATGTTGGTGATTTTGGGCTTGCAAGGTTCCTTCATCAAGAACACAACAATAGTTCAGAGAAATCAACTGGTTGGAATGCAATAAGAGGAACAATTGGCTATGTTGCCCCAG AGTATGGATTGGGCAATGAAGTCTCAATCTATGGAGACGTCTACAGCTATGGCATACTTTTGCTGGAGATGTTCACTGGAAAAAGGCCAACAAACAGTGAATTCGGCGAAGTTCTTACTCTTCATGAGTATGTAGAAACAGCACTGCCAGACCAAACAACTAGTGTCATTGACCAAGGCCTACTAAATGCAACATGGAATAGCGAAGGAACAGCTCAAAAGTACCACGACATCGAAGAGATAAGAACTGAGTGCATTCTTTCAATTCTGAAGGTAGGAATATTATGCTCAAAAGAGATACCAACTGATCGGATGCAAATTGGAGATGCATTGAGAGAGTTGCAGGCAA